The sequence TCGTCGTTCGTGCCTGAAGCACGTTTCAGCGCAGGCttccattaggcatgagcctaacaggctGATTAAAGCCTCAGTCTGGGGGCAGGTCTTTTCCCAGATGATGTGGTGAACAGGGTCCTCAGTGAGGCAGCCAGGGTCAGTCAGACCCTCAGTTAGGTGGGGTCTCACCCCTAAGAGGAAATTCAAACCCACCTGGATGCAGTTACGAGGCAGGAAAAGACCGAGATGGTTTCTCGCCTTCCAGAGTTCACAAGCCCAACCTGTGGTGCAGGCATTGCCTGTACCCCAGGTGCGCCATCCTTCCACCTCTAAACCTCAGCCCCAACAACAAATTGTATTGGTATGCCAgccaccccaaccatcgacttcatTCTCTACTGTACTTCACCTGCTTATAACCCTACCTTTGAATCTCAAGGCCTGGCTCACGGGTATAATAGGCTGGAGGGAGGGAGTAGGTCTAGGGGACCCTTTCGCCACTTAAGATACGCCATAATGTATTTCCAAGAATTTTTTGTTCTTTGTTAACCATGGGGATTGATTTAGTTTCCcttattacgttctccaggacaaactctaagcgccgaaaacataaccttatatgggcatagcgatggtctagctccatgattggtcggctcagaggggcatctcgcgctagacagtgacgtcacggccccggaccttggcagtgcatggctgtcTGCTGTGGTGTGAGCAGCTCTGCGCTCAGCTTACTATGTTGACTGATGCACATTTGGCTCgataactaatcactcgcaggagatTAGCGGTACCACCTGGGAAAgttctttgaactgaacttgaaacagaattggcgttgggaaaagatgCAAGTCTcttatttattgtaatgaaccctattgcaattaatgtactcctgtaccattgctgtattttcttattgacgagctgtttttttttttttgcagctaaaacctcgtccgatataAAAGTTATACACTTCAATATATCTAATTGTAAAATACGTGAGTTTCAAGACCATacgccaataacttagaactttagtcgagagagtgaacccctctccggtgttctacagTTTTAGATCTTTACACAAAAGTGGGTCTCAGATGACTGATTGTAACCTGACTATCAAGAAGTGAATCTTTCTCAGACGTTGACGCCGAGCTGGGAACATCTTCATCATGTCGGAGAGATCATTAAAATCAAGAACGTCATCCAAGAGAGAGACAAGCGAGGTCCGCCGAAAGCTGCTGTTAGAAGCGCAAGCTAACTTAGCCAAGGTTCAACTGAGGGCACGCTTAGAAGCGGAAAAACGTGCAGCCAAGAAGAAAGCTGAAGCTGATGAACTCACTGCTCAGAGAGATGCCGAGGATCGGGCCGCTAGAGGGCTAGCGGACGCTGCATTGCTGGAGGCCGAGCTAGAGGTTCAGAGACAGCAACTTTATTACGAAATTAGATTGGAGGCAGGAGAGTTGCAATGTGGTTCGGAAGTGTCTTCACATGCCGGAAGCGTGAGAGTTCCCAGTGTAAAGGCTGTGGAGACTGAATAGAGTCGAGGATCAATCAATGGAGGCTAAGTGTCGCCCACCACCATGAGAGTGACCCAAGTGCTATGCAGACAATGGACCCTGTAGAACATACAAGAGGACCAGAATGCCATTCTACACCCGTGGAAGTCCACTCACGCCATTGGATCCCACCTCAACTCCTTTCGCACCACGACATGCCACGTTTAACCCTGTGTCACTGACCCCTTGGCCAAAAACTCTCAAGTGCTTAAGGCACTTGAATGCACTCATGCTAGCAGCAATGAGTTGGCGCGGACAtcgctgttaccacctactaaACTTGAGCGCTTTGGAGGCGACTTCACCAAATTTAATTGGTTCAAGATGTCCTTCAAATGGCATATTGAGAACAATACCTCGGACCCCGAGCTCAGGCTGAACCACTTGTATCGTATCCTAGATGGGCCTCCGAGAAACCTGGTTGAGCACTGCTTGCACCTGTCACAGACAATTGGGTACGACGAAGCTTGGAAGCAGCTAAGTGAATTCTACGGCAGAGAAGTAGATGCTACCGAAGCTTTTATTCGTAAGCTTCTAGAATGGAAGGAAATCCCAGCAGGTGATAGCGAAGGTTTAATGAACTACGCTTCTTACCTAAAGAAGTGAAGGCAGCACTGGGTGCAAATTACACTAGAATTGTGCTGAAGAAAGTATGAGAAAGATAGTGGAAAAGCTCCCTCGCCCCTTCAGGTAAGATGGGTCTCAAGTACCTGGAACACGAACACAAGCTTCCAGCCCAGATCACCTTTGTGGAGAGACAGGCACTGGTCGCTAAAGAACTGAAGTATGAGTGTGACAGTCTTCCATTTAAGGGCAAACCTGAGGGCACGAGCAAGCCGATCAAAGCTAAAGCCTTGCCTGTTCACCACAGCTCTCCTTCCGACAATGGGATATATTGCGTATACTGCAAGAAAAAAAAGCATGGAATTCAGTCTTGCCACCGATTCCAAAGCCTCAATTTGGATGACCCCTGGAATGCTGTGGTGGATGCCAAACTCTGCTTCAGATGCCTAAATGTCGCACACAATCACAAAACCTGTGAAGAAGAATCCACGTGTAGCAAGTGCGGCTTGGGGACGCATCACACGCTCTTGCACTATGTGAAGAAAACCCTCAGAGGGACAGTGCAAACTCCAAGAGAGCAACTGTCCAAGACATCTGACAGGCCTAAAGCGGGGGCTGGGACGACTAACAATGCACCGCCTGATAGAACTAACACCGAAACCACTCCAGAGGCTGGGACTCCTGCGACGATGGGGCACGTACACACCATGTCCACTGACCGACGACTGGATGGTCGTACAATGTTGAAGCTCATCCCAGTCATGGTGAACGGAACGTGCACTACGATCGGCTTCATAGATGGAGGAGCCGCACCCACTTTAGCCGCAAGGAGCCTAATAGATCGGCTAGGTGTAACGGGAAGGCCTTGCAACCAGACAATGGTGACAGAGGCCGGTACGTTCGCCTGCAAGGAAGTGGTCCAACTCACCCTTGGTAACATCAACGGAGGTGAGGAGGAAGAACGAGTAAAAGAAGTCTTTGTTACTGACAAAATTAATGTGTCAACGGACTACATAATGCCTTCGTACTGGCTGAAGAGATGGCCACACATAGCAGACGTAGAGCTGCAAAGCATGCCAACGGACCACTAACAGGTCGAACTCGTGATCGGGTTAGACACGACCCTGAATAGTCATTTTAGAGCAACGTCACGGCACTGCCAACGAGCCATCCGCCTACCTAACCAAGCTTGGTTGGGTGGCTTTCGGTCCTACTGGAGACCGGTCTGCATCGGAGGTCTCACCCGTGCATCATGGTCATTGAAAATTGGACCCTCAAGACTTGACAGAGCTACTGTAGAGTCATTTTAATCGAGATTTCTTCAAAAAGGAATCCCTCTCCAGATTGGAAGATTCCCTAGAGGGCAAGAGATTCTTGGCCACCTTGATTAGCACGACACAGCATCGACATGGAAAGTATGTGGCCAAGCTGCCATTCAAGGACTCTACTCCTCTACCTGATAATATGAATAAGGCAATTCGACGAGCCCGAAGCTTACAAGACATCCTACGTAGCTTAGATGAAGAAATATACTGATAAGGGCTTCGGCGAAAGGGTTCCTGTAAGTCAGCTAGACAGGAAGGACGGGCGCGTATGGCTCATACCGCACCACTCTGTCAGGCATCCTGTCAAATAGAAAGACCAAGTGGTCTTCGATCTGAAGGCAAGGCACCGAGGAACATCTCTCAACAAACATCTGATGCAAGGCCCCGACCTCACCAATAGCCTGACGGGTGTTCTGCGTTTTAGAGAGGGCCAACATGCCATCACAGCAGACGTGCAGGAGATGTTCCATCAGGTGAAGGTACCTGAAGAGGACAGAGACTGCCTGAGGTACCTCTGGTGGCCAGAAGGTGTCACCAGCAAAGAACTGAAAGTCTTCAGAATGACGTCCCACATTTTTGGTGCAAGATCATCGCCGAGCATCGTTAACTTCTGCTTACGCAAAACGGCCCTGGATTTCGGAAGCAAGTATAACGAAGAAGCTTCTAACTCTATACGTCGCAACTTCCACGTCGACAACCTCCTCAAGGCGATGGACGATGAGGAAGAATGCATCAAATTGACCAGAGATCTGATCAACCTGTGCGGGGATGGAGCTTTCAGTCTTAACCATTGGACCTCCAGCAGCAAGCGAATTCTAGCTGCGATCCCCGGAGAAGAACGAGATGACTCTGTGGCAGTCCTAGACTTGAATAAAGATGAGCTGCCAACTGAACGAACCCTGGGGATCCATTGGAATATGAGCATAGACGTGATCACGTTCAGAATCGTCCTTAAAGACAAGCCTTTCAACCGACGTGGCGTGCTCTCTGTTGTTGCATCGATCTACAACCCCTTGGGCTACTTATCCCCAGTCACTTTGATCGCGAAGATCCTGTTGCGAGAAATGTGCCGAAGGAAGCTCTCGTGGGATGAGGAGATGTCTGCTGATGAACTTGTTTGATGGAAGACCTGGCTCGCGTAGTTGCCACAACTGGAGGAGTTCCAACTGCAAAGGTCCTTCATATTACCAGACTTCGGAGATGTTGACACCCTTCAGCTGCACCACATTGCTGACGCAAGTCAGACAGGCTATGGTGTAGTCTCTTACTTGGGTGTAGTTGGTGTCAACAGAAAGATTCATTGCACTCTTGTCATAGGACGGGCGAGAGTCGCCCCTCTGAAAAAACCACCATCCCTCGTCTTGAGCTGACGGCGGCTGCTATCGCTGCACAGATGAACTCAAAGCTGAAGACTGAGCTCAATCTGAAACTGGCCCCGTCAGTCTTCTGGACTGATAGCACGTCAGTGCTGAAATCTCAAATCCGACTGCAAGGTATCAGACCTTCGTGGACAATAGGGTCAATCTCATTATGGATACATCCGACATTATGGTGTGGAGATACGTCAATACTACTACAAATCCCGTAGACCTCGCGTCACGTGGCCTCTCCTTCAGTGACTTCCTCCAGTCATCTTTGTGGTTTTCAGGACCAGATTTCCTCAAAATGGACGGAACGCACTGGCCAACCATGCCCGAAGATGTGGTCAGAGGAGAGCTTGATCCAGACGCCGAAGTGAACACTTCTCCCGTCTTCGATATAACGAAGGAAGAACCAACGTTCATTGAATCAATAGCGACAAGATTCTCCTCTTGGTTGAAGTTTGTCAAGACTGTCGCGTGGATGACAAGATTTATCCGCCACACGCAGAAAGCTCGCCCATACAGCGTAGACTCACTCGAGTGCGGAGCTACGTACCGCGGAGAATTTGATCTGGAGACTGACCCAAAGGCAAGAGTATGAAGAGGAGTTAAGCACCCTCTCGAAGATGGGAAGATTGCTGAAAAGGTACAGTAAATTAATCAAGCTGAGACCATTTCTCAAGGATGGATTGCTCCACATTGGTGGTCGATTACAGAAATCAACACTGGCAGATACGGCCAGGCATCCGATCATCCTACCCATCAGTTCTCTGGCGGTAGAGCTTATGGTGAGAGCCTCGCACGAGTCCTGCGGCCATTGTGGCCAGAACCACCTGATGATCCAGTTGAGGACAAACTACTGGATCGTCCGCGGAAATGCGATAGTCAAGACTGTCATTCGAGAATGCTTGGTCTGTCGCAGACTTAGTAGTCGTCTTGTAGTTCAGGTGATGGCTGAACTGCCATCAGACCGGTTTTGTCCAGATGAACCCCCCTTTACTAACACTGGGTTGGACTGCTTCGGACCGTTCTTAGTGAAGCAAGGAAGGTCCACAGTGAAGCGTTGGGGCGCTATCTTTACGTGCCTTACCTCGCGAGCAGTCCACCTGGAAGTGATCGATACATGGAACAAGACTCCTTCGTCAATGCCATCAAGCGTTTAGTCGCTCGCAGGGGGCCTATAAAGAGAATGTGGTCTGACAACGGGACCAACATTGTGGCCACGGAACGAGAGCTAAGAGAAGCTCTCCAGCGCTTCAATGAAGGAGAAATCAGAGACACTCGATCCGAGGCATAGAGTGCAACTTTCATCCACCACATGCCTCACACTTCGGCAGAGTGTGGGAGCGTCTGATCAGGTCCATCCGAAGAGCCCTCACAGCGGCCTGTCTCCAACAAGTCAAGACTGATAAAACACTTCGCACTCTGTTCTGCGAAGTGGAGGCTGTCGTTAATAGCCGACCTCTGATGAAGATCAACGACGACCCGAACTGCCCTGCCCCTCTCACGCCTTACATGATTATAATTTTGAAAGGGTCACCCAATCCCTTCACATCCACATGCAAGAAGGACATGTATGTGAAAAGGCGATGGAGACCGGCACAGTTCCTCGCTGACTAATTATGGCGCAGGTGGATACAGGAGTACAGTATCTCCCCCTTCTCCAGGAGTGCCAAAAGTGGTCAGTCCCAAAGCGTGACATCAACGTCGATGACGTCGTTCTAACACTGGACGAGCGGCTTCCTCGAGGCAGCTGGCCTCTAGGGAAAGTCATGGAGGTCACTCGGACCTTTTCCGGAGCCGTTAGACGTTCAACAAATGGACACACAGCATAGTATCAAAGGGCCTAGGGTGGAGTTGGACTCAAGGGCCCCCTCCACTGATCAGTTTTTATCAGTCCAACGGCAGATCTCACGCTTTTTGCACAAGATCTTCTCAAGAATGCAATAAAGGAGGTAAAGCGTTTAAAGTTTTAAGGTCTCTTATTCAGCGTGCCGAAGAATGACTCCGACAAACTAAGAGTCATCTTAGATTTGTCTCATTTGAATACATACATTCAATGtgacaagttccatatgctgaccatctcgcaggtacggaccttacttccccgtggggccatcgtcatctctatagatcttacagatgctttTTTTCCGATAGCGcagcattttctttcttttctagggTTCAAGCTAGGAAAATGGGCATACACCTTCAGGGTGATGCCGTTCGGTCTCAATATCGCTCCCAGAATATTCACGAAGTTAGCGGAGACAGTGGTCCAGGAGCTGAGAACTTgaggaatacagttagtggcctatctggacgattggcttatttgggccaacaGCAACAAGGAATGTCTCGAGGCAACGGCTAAAGTAATAAAGTTTCTGGAACACTTATGGTTCAGagtaaatttcaaaaagtcccgcctgATTCCGGCGTCATGCTTCCAGTGGTTGTTTACAATGGAACCAGACCACCCACAAACTGTCGATTCCTCAAAAAAAGAGGAACGAGATAGCAAATAACCCGAAAAGATTTCTCAAGGACAAATAAACATCTCTGAGAAACAAAGAAAGGATCTTGGGCTCACTCCAGTTTGCTTCCGTAACAGACGTTCTACTGAAAGCCAAATTGAAGGACATCAATAGAGTTTGGACGTCCAGGGCAAACAATCAAAGTCGAGACAAGGTTTCTAGGATTCCATCTATCCTAAGGAAAAGACTTCACCCATGGACGAAAGTCAGAAACTTGGCAAAGTCGGTACCTCTTCATTTCCCTCCGCCGGCATTAGTAGTCCATACGGACGCCTCCCtaagtggttgggggggttactccccatTCAAAAATGTCCAAGGTTTGTGGTCGGTGACTTTTCGTCAGCTGCACATTAATATTCTAGAGGCCATGGCGATATTCTTGACTCTAAAACGGCTCTTCCCATCAAAGAATGAACATATCAGATTAATTCTAGACAGGGAGGTTCCAAATCAGGTCACATAAATCAGGTGATGATTGCAATCTTTTCATTGGCAACAAGGAACcattggcatttgtcagcagttcacttGGCGGGCGTAAGGAACGTAGTCGCCGATGCACTTTCACGGGCGACcccgctggagtcggaatggtccctggacaaaGTCATTCCGATGGATTTGCCAGCAAGTTCCAGATCTTCAAGTGGATCtattcgccacggaatccaaccacaaactgCAATGTTATGtagccccaacctggaccctctggcctatgccACGGACGCCATGTCCATCGATTGGAACACCTGGCGGGGGATTTACCCGTTTCCTCCTACTGATGAAAGTTCTGGAcaggctcaggactttcaaaggatAGATTGCTCTACTGGCTCCCAATTGGCCAAAAAGAAACTGGTTCCCTCGATTGGCGGAACTGGGACTCCGTCCTTGGCGGCTCCCCAACCCGAAGTTAACGCAAACAGTACAAACTTGTAATGTGTCGGCTTCCTCAAGAAttctgagtgccctaactttatggacttcatgaaatttgtggAACAGAAGAATGCTGATATCGATCCTCTTAACACATTGTTTGATATCGATCCTCTTAACACATTGTTCCTGGAGTCGGACAAGAGGGATTCcacccttcggcaatatgattctgctgttaagaatttagcaaagtttttgaaagattgGATAGACGATGACTgccaatctggcagttacctttttcagaactttgtttgaaggggGGACTAGCCGCTAGTACTATTACCACGATTAAGTACGCTTTGAAGAAAATATTTCGGTTCTGGTTCAATATTGACCTTATGGATTCGTATTTTTCATCTATCCCCaaagcttgtgccaggctaaaaccaGCAACTCATCCACACGTGGTTTCTTGGTTTCTAAATGATGTCCCTTAAATTGGCTTCTTATACTGATAATGACTTGTGCTCTTATATAACGCTTCTTAGAAAAACTTTATTCTTGGTAAGTTTAGCTTCAGGAGCCAGAAATTCTCTCTCGGTATTATCTAGAGAGCCAGGTCACATTGACTTACTTTCTTCTGGTGAGGTCTTACTCTCTCCAGATCGACAAttcttagcaaagaatgaggaTCCCCAGAATAGATGGACCctgtggaagattgtcccactttctCAAGATCTCTCTGTGCCCTGTTAACACTGAAGGCTTATTTGAATAGAACTACTAATACGTCTTCAGGCTCTTTGTTTATTCGAGAACATGGAGGAAATATTTCCCCAAAATGAATTAGGCAACAGATTCCTTATTTCATTAAGCAAGCCAATCCTGCTAAAGTCCCACATGCCCATGATATCTGAGCAGTGGCAACATCAATTATTTCaatcacatgaattttgaagaattaaagaTACACAGGCTGGAAATCACCAACAGTCTTAAAATGCCACTATTTGAAAtctttggaagcccttaaatttgcaACATTGGCAgcagggaatgtagttcctccGGATATAGCGGAACCATAATAACTaggtcttatcttttttttttttttttttccctttatataaAGAGTGGGCCATCACCTGCCTTGCCTATTCTCCCTACTGTACCTTTGACATTAATTTGGTTTGCACTCTACCCCATGGTTATGATGTATATAATTTAATAATGTCTTTTGTTGTAATAATTAAACATCTCATGATGTTTGTTTGTTGGGAGTTTTCCcaaaatttttatcttaattttggaTCTCTTGAGTATTGTAGTTTAAGAGATTGGTAGTTTAAGGTTCGTTATTAAACACACTTAattcaatattctattttatttctgtaaCTTACCTTTGTGTGTTCCCAAGTGttaggaccaattctgttattattTCACGGAGCGACGCAGGTCGAGCCCAGGaatgggattttgacgaaggaaaaatctatttctgagcgAGGAACCTGtatcgcccagtgaacccaccccccTTTTTTCCCCTCGCCCtaggctggtccaagcttggggtgaTAGTAGGAATGAGGGAAGAACCATGGGAGTGGGGGAGGGTAGTctgatgtagaacggcacctcgtagtatcgggggatattgaggaaggagaggacttaactggtgagggacctctggtcgtggttctaacacgccccagttactataccgacactcaattagtgagcgagctgggtttattcctggcattccatgcaactttttctctggtatatttagcagtatttataccttagaaatggtgctataaggagcatctcactgggcgacacaggttcctcgcccagaaatagatttttccttcgtcaaaatccattttttagtaGTTAAAGCTGCTTAAAATTTTTATACATAATCCAGAGTGAGTTGGAAATTTACTTGCTGCTGTTTTCTTTTTTACTCGCTCACTCTctggagaatttttatttaaatgtaaagATTAAAGATTTTAATAGTAATTATGAATTAATTTGTTTTGATATAAGTTATCAGTGATAAACTCTGAATAGAAAACAGATAATTTGAATAGTCAGCCTTTCTAAACTATTTTAGATGaaataagattttaaaaacatTTGTATAATTGAAATCAAAACAAGAGAGAAGGAATTTCTTGTTTGGCATATGCAGAAGACTGTCCTCTTTTCTTATTGTACAAGATTCCAAAATGCAATTTCACAAACTCATTAAAAAGGCTTTTCcaatattttcatatactgtatatttacagctAATGATATACAATTTTGATGATTCATGGTACCTGTAGTTTTAAAAAAAACCCATATGTACAGTTTCTTCCTTGCAAACTTGAAACTAATAGGGTTGGTTATAGAGATACAGGCCAGATAACAATTCAAGATGGGCTAAATGAAAACCCTTGGGCCT comes from Palaemon carinicauda isolate YSFRI2023 chromosome 3, ASM3689809v2, whole genome shotgun sequence and encodes:
- the LOC137636583 gene encoding uncharacterized protein — protein: MQGPDLTNSLTGVLRFREGQHAITADVQEMFHQVKVPEEDRDCLRYLWWPEGVTSKELKVFRMTSHIFGARSSPSIVNFCLRKTALDFGSKYNEEASNSIRRNFHVDNLLKAMDDEEECIKLTRDLINLCGDGAFSLNHWTSSSKRILAAIPGEERDDSVAVLDLNKDELPTERTLGIHWNMSIDVITFRIVLKDKPFNRRGVLSVVASIYNPLGYLSPVTLIAKILLREMCRRKLSWDEEMSADELV
- the LOC137636589 gene encoding uncharacterized protein, which translates into the protein MDTSDIMVWRYVNTTTNPVDLASRGLSFSDFLQSSLWFSGPDFLKMDGTHWPTMPEDVVRGELDPDAEVNTSPVFDITKEEPTFIESIATRFSSWLKFVKTVAWMTRFIRHTQKARPYSVDSLECGATYRGEFDLETDPKARV